A segment of the Ipomoea triloba cultivar NCNSP0323 chromosome 1, ASM357664v1 genome:
CCCCTTGCTTTCTCCTGAGCATCACATAACTCTGTCACTTTTGACTCGGCCGCTTCAAGACTAATCTTCAACCTCTCCATCTCCACCATCGACCAGCTCAACTTATGCTCCATCTCAACCCCATCACACTTCAATTTCTCGATCATCTTCGCCATCTCAACCCCATCACACTTCAATTTCTCGATCATCTTCGCCTTCTCAACCCCATCACACTTCAATTTCTCGATCATCTTCGCCTTCTCTCCCAACTCCAACCTCAATTCCTCCACCGTTCCTTCTTCTACCATATTCGCCCTGCAGAATTTAGACCCAAATTGTTTTACGTGAACTCAGAATTCGGGATTTAGCTGTGAGTGGCGATTTTATAGGCCGTTATGGATGCTTCTGGAAGAACATACAGGTGGACTCATTTTCCCCTTTCAACATTCCTCAGCTGGACCCGGCCCGTTGTAGCCCAACAACCAAGTCATTCTTTGTTTCCGTCTGCAATCAAACATTTTACaaacaatttaataatttatgataaaaataatttacaaacAAAAGTTTTACATTGGGAGGAGAATCTTTAACACGTAGTAAtaatttatgataaaaataaattcgaATACTTTCTCATTAATTCATCCCTCCCAAATATTTGACACACTTCATAGAATGATGTGCGTAGGGATGCCAATTTTAACCCCAATAAAATTTTGAGTAAAATTTTCTCATTAATTCACCATTCCTATAAAAATTGACACACTTTACAAAACGATGGTTACCAGGTATGTCAATCTTAGTTCGATGTCGATGCATTGTCCCGATAAAATCAAAAAATTTGAGAGTTAGGTCCGAAATACTTTAGCTCGATAGTTCAAAATCGATAAGCTCGGTGACCCAAACGGGTTAGCCCGAAATGTAGTGGACTAGCCTGATAACTCGAACCACTTAAAGTTATTCTTTGTTATAAAGTAATGTgcacataacatatataaatggaGTTTAACAGTtttataagtttaaaaaaaaatttaataaatatattataataaaatattttttaatgaaaataaataatgaaaaatttaaaacttactataaacattatattatagtgtaagtatattaattagttttagttggaatttagaaattgaggtttagattgattgaatgatgtataagtttatatttactAGTGTAAATGTGCTAGTTTACTagaattgaaagtttagaacgaatgttaatttgaaaatgtcaaaagttttACTTAAATCCGCCCACCCTAGGTTTTTAGGTTAGGACCAAGAATTTTGAACctgacaaaaataaataaataaataaataaaagagagagagacttGGATTAGCCCGAACCGAGTCTCAAAAGGACTAGCCCAATTGACATACATACGGAtaacattacatatttacatggcGTGCAGTGAATGTATAAGTTGACTTGAATCATTTACAAGTCATGAAGTAAATCCCAACTCATCGAATTCATGAGtgaattttttcaaaactcATCTTGATCCACCAATGTGGGTACCactctcattttttaatttgtgttcatCAATTCAACCCGCACAATAAGCCTAACAACCcgaggtttagggtttaggccaacccgacaaaaaaaaaaaaaaagtaaaaaaactTATTAGTCTGAACCGATAAGCTCGACAGGGTTAGCCGAAACCGAGTGAGCTGGCCCGATTGTCATCCATTGGTTCCAACATAATAAAATGTTTACGGAGTGTAGTACAAAAGAAATCGAAATGTTCAATGAGGTCggcaataaaaattattaaataaattaaaaataatatttttaatatatatggtGATTATCATATTAATGATAACTAGTTGAATATCTCAATTTTAGTCGAATTGCACAATTTTAGACGATTCAGTGActcaattacaattttttaatttaattatttaattcaatttttgtgtATTATTCAGAGACTAATTTGAACATTGTTTATGATAAAAAGTACTACTCATACTCTTGAAACATACCACACAAACTTTTTATAATTTACTCCTGAAAAGTTATAGGTTCACTAAcatttgattatttaaaaagaGTTATGCCAACTGCCAAGTACCTTGTAGTTTGatggtattattattatcattttaaatggaAGGCCACATGTTTGAGCTATAAATAGGTTAAATTGTAGTCACTAAAAATGGTTATATTACATGTAACTAATCattagttattaaaaaaactttttttaaaaaaaaattcttctttaCGCCTAATCAATAAAAATCACATGATAATTATACATTGTTGATGTAAAATAAGTcgataaaacaaatatataaataatggtatttaatttagaaaaattaatcCCAATCAAAATTTGGTATGAAATCAAATGATTGAAtgtatttatacaaaataaaaacaaaaagagggTTTTCAAATATGAGATTATAAACCCAACAAGAAATTGAGGAAAGATCCAAGACGTGTGTAACACACATTATTCATAAAACCAATTCATTACCTCCCGAAAGTGCTAAGAGCGTTGTAGAGTCAGTCTCTCAGAACAAAATGAATAACAGTTTAACGTTTGAACACTCAAACTAATAAACCAGACGAACTAGAACAACATGCTGAGCACTTTAACTATTTATTGAAGTGTtggcaaaaaaataaatttcataagAAAATGATTTTACGAGAGAGGAAGGGAAAAAACAAAGATTTTGGAGTTTCTCAAAAAAATCAGCAACCTTCAACATTTAATCTagaaattaattctaaatattaattctaggaagaaattaattctaaatattaaaattgaaatcaaaaccTCTATCTTTTACAACTCAAATTGTATGCATAAGGatgttgtatatatagtggtgtaaATTTACTTCccaaatcaatgtgggacaaaaggctACTTACCAGCCTCCCCAacccatttttccaactcaaatggatcTACTATCAgaatcaatttatcattcactcattattcgttttgagcgtacaatatattgatttcttcgtctcactacgaagagtgcaaatccactttgacctgacccaaaCAAGAAGTGTAcctcatatatatttataccacaaaatagtcacttagATGCCGTTTTAATGCTAAAAAttcctaacatatatatttCCAAAAAGGCAAAAAACACAAGCAtctatctttaaaaaaaaaaaaaaacaaaaagatagtGTGAAGTGGAGTGAATTGTATCCTGCTGCCATAGTCCCATTATTCTACATCAAGTGATATGGAGAATATGTCAAAAACAGTGATGAGTGCAGTGCAGGTTTTTGATTTGGTCTAGGAATGGTTTTCAACTGTACTACTGTTTCCATATTCATATAGCATTTTCCAAGGTTGCCAAACCCATCACTGAAACTGAAATATATGGTAGGCATGTGCAGATGTGCTACTCATCACAAACAAATGTTACATCCCACTAAGGAGACTTCCTCTTAGAGTCTTCAAGTAAATCATCACACCTTAGACTATTTGCATATATATTGCaaaacccaacaccaaccaAAACAACCCAATAATAGTGAAACAGAATGTTAAGTCCAAATCTGTGGAAAccaattatatatgtaaaatcacTTTCCATCCCCATTCCTATCATTTTAAGGAATCACTAGTGTTAATTGTGGTTActgattgattgattgttagTCTAGGAAATCACATCACTTTTCTGATTAGCAGGatgataataacaatattttacaTGAAAATCCAAAAAGAGAAAAATCGGAGTTAATATCATCAAAGATCTTCCGAATATAGTGATTTTGTAACAtttaatttagtcctaaactttcaaattgattaCTCGTGATCctttgattttcaaattattactatcagtggtccaagttaaccgcTCATGgtccaacttttaaaatttaaccagCAGTGATCCTCTAGAAGGACCATgactggttaaaatttgatagttgaaggatcatAGTGGTTAACTTGAACCACAGACAGGGCCGGATTTTAAGGGGTGCAAGATGTGCAAGAGCACaaggccccaaaattttggggcccctATAGTCTAGCTCGGGtccaatagttagtatatgtatttgtgattatattggctcaaaattaagttttcatgactgatctacattctactacgtattattcaaaaaaaaattctactccgtaatattcacgcgaatcatttttcttcaattcgtagtttatttatactttaataGGGACTCACTTATTTACCAACACAGGGccacacaaattaaaaaatcgGCCCTGACCACAaatggtaacaatttaaaagtcaaaGGACCACGGAtagtcaatttaaaagtttaggagtaaacgtgacaaaatcaaTATACTTGGAGGATGGTATTAAGTATTAACTCAGAAAAATTGGAAACCCAACATTGGTTTATAAGCTTGCAGTTTTTGGAATAAAGATCAGAAGAATATCATTTCAGTGCTAAAAGAGATCAGAGATTGTAAAAATGACTGAACATTTTACTGTAACAGTTATTAACAAACATTAATGTTACTTTCCTACTTGTTTTGCTTAAAACTTAGGTTGTTATAGTTACAGACACTTAAAACTTGGGTGCACAACACTGTCCATTTTGTCTAAGAAATAATAAGAAGGATTGCAATCTTAGTATTGTTCATGAACAGTCTATGTCTGTGCTTTTATCCTAGCAAACAAAACTTTTATCATATATAGTACAAAGCAATAGAACAACCTTCAACTCAAACTGAAGGAAATGATAATCATTAGAACAAGACTAAGGAGTATAGAATGAAGaaggaataaaaaaaagagtGGTTGTGGAGTTTTGTGGGTACATAAATAGTTACAATTTAGTCACACACTCACATATTACTTTGTACTATTGCTCCAACAACATTATTCATTTAAAGTCAACCTTAACACTTCTTTGCTTAGGACTGTGGCCAAACATATCATGACCTTCATGATCCTTCGTTCTCCGCCTTCTTGCCTCGTTAACAAGTCTCTTTATATCACGTAATCTAACATTAAATGGATAATCTTGGTTTCATATATCTTATTAAAATTAGTGTTAGGTCAGTTTGAGATGTCACCTTCAATTCTTTCATTCCCTCCCTTGTGTGTATTCAAAGGTTTAGGTGGGCAGATACATTACCCCCACCCCTCTTTTTTACCTACCTTAGCTCCCAGTCTCCCTCCCTTTTTATGCTTCTTGTTATCTTCTTGCTATTGGTTTAACTTTTCAATGATTTTGAACAAAACCCTTTTCTTGATTGTGTGCATTTCCAAATGGAACTAAATCCTGTTCATCCTTGTAGCCATTTAggcctactttttttttttttttttggcattacTGGCTCTAAATGGgattcaaaattttgtgagGTTTTGGT
Coding sequences within it:
- the LOC115997406 gene encoding uncharacterized protein LOC115997406; this encodes MVEEGTVEELRLELGEKAKMIEKLKCDGVEKAKMIEKLKCDGVEMAKMIEKLKCDGVEMEHKLSWSMVEMERLKISLEAAESKVTELCDAQEKARGILIKGLGGEIPEKLEEGV